In Halanaeroarchaeum sp. HSR-CO, one DNA window encodes the following:
- a CDS encoding Nramp family divalent metal transporter — MSSTGTTPDLEYPAEGWTGFVREHLGPSLMWALLGIGGSHIVLAPTLGGLYGLFAVWIVGLVYLAKYGGWELGIRYNYGMGRNPVEGYGDLPGPAHWGQWLTLLIYLVGWTTILAAVGFTSATFAAALVPGLTPIQLYVGLIGLAMALTLASRYSWLENLMKIFVVTLGLLIVLGLFVAPPSATVVRETTFAVPDVTAPGFLGLFAAIAGYAPTGLSTTVTIGSWSLAKEQGARALREQNRDPHDEQYHDYIRAWMDVGKRDFRIAFGFSFVLIVSMIFLASSVLYPTPPKDQNVALAIGNLLQDSFGPWSFYVLIVGAFAALYSTVITVMDGAARVNADVLDLVLDREVDTDRYRRLFILAMGIASIVPILVIGQLPVTLVIFSAALMAILQVFFYIANYYIVDKHLPEPFQPTTWQRVYYGITIVLVVGFGVMGAMGRLGLVGG, encoded by the coding sequence ATGTCATCGACAGGGACAACACCGGATCTCGAATACCCGGCGGAGGGCTGGACCGGGTTCGTCCGCGAGCACCTGGGACCATCGCTCATGTGGGCACTCCTGGGCATCGGCGGCAGCCACATCGTCCTGGCACCGACGCTCGGCGGATTGTACGGGCTCTTCGCTGTCTGGATCGTCGGCCTGGTGTATCTGGCGAAGTACGGCGGGTGGGAACTGGGCATCCGGTACAACTACGGGATGGGCCGCAACCCCGTCGAGGGGTACGGCGACCTCCCCGGCCCGGCCCACTGGGGACAGTGGTTGACGCTCCTGATCTATCTCGTCGGCTGGACGACCATCCTCGCGGCCGTCGGATTCACCTCCGCGACGTTCGCGGCCGCACTCGTCCCGGGATTGACGCCGATCCAGCTCTACGTCGGACTGATCGGCCTCGCGATGGCCCTGACCCTCGCCTCCCGGTACTCCTGGCTCGAGAACCTGATGAAGATATTCGTCGTCACCCTCGGGCTGTTGATCGTCCTCGGCCTGTTCGTCGCGCCGCCCTCGGCCACGGTCGTGAGGGAGACGACCTTTGCCGTCCCGGACGTCACGGCGCCCGGATTCCTGGGGCTGTTCGCCGCCATCGCCGGCTACGCGCCGACCGGGCTGAGTACGACCGTCACCATCGGAAGCTGGAGTCTGGCGAAAGAACAGGGCGCTCGCGCGCTCCGCGAGCAGAACCGCGATCCGCACGACGAACAGTACCACGACTACATCCGCGCGTGGATGGACGTCGGGAAACGCGATTTCCGTATCGCCTTCGGGTTCAGCTTCGTGTTGATCGTTAGCATGATCTTCCTGGCCTCCTCGGTCCTGTATCCGACGCCACCGAAAGACCAGAACGTGGCCCTCGCCATCGGAAACCTCTTGCAGGATAGCTTCGGTCCGTGGTCGTTTTACGTCCTGATCGTCGGCGCCTTCGCCGCCCTCTACTCGACCGTGATCACGGTGATGGATGGTGCGGCCCGCGTCAACGCGGACGTCCTGGACCTGGTCCTCGACCGTGAGGTCGACACCGACCGGTACCGACGGCTGTTCATCCTGGCGATGGGTATCGCGAGTATCGTTCCGATCCTCGTCATCGGACAGTTGCCGGTGACGCTGGTCATCTTCTCGGCGGCCCTGATGGCCATCCTCCAGGTGTTCTTCTACATCGCGAACTACTACATCGTCGACAAACACCTCCCCGAACCCTTCCAGCCGACCACCTGGCAGCGGGTGTATTACGGGATCACCATCGTCCTGGTCGTCGGCTTCGGCGTCATGGGTGCGATGGGACGACTCGGCCTCGTCGGGGGCTGA
- a CDS encoding 2-isopropylmalate synthase, protein MDDDVQLLDTTLRDGEQAPGVSLSPEQKAEIARHLDRAGVSVIEAGSACTGPGEQRTIDRVTDLDLDAVVTSFARGVRHDVDLALDVDVDGVNLVVPASDRHVEEKVGTTKAGVLETTVDLVEYATDHDLWVEVIGEDGSRADLDFLEDLMVASMDAGADRFAFADTVGHASPDYAFEAVSRLVEHGPVSTHTHDDLGLAVTNALASIAAGADLVHATVNGIGERAGNVALEEVAIALWHAYDVETVDTEQLYRLSSLVADATGVVLPPNKAVSGDNAFAHESGIHTDGTLKDERMYEPYPPEAVGRERRLVLGKHAGRAGVKAALAEHDVTVTDEDLATVVSRVKEMGERGRRVTDTDLLAITEDVTGRDRERNVELLDLTTASGNGTPAASVRLRVNDVEQVASGTGSGPVDAAMKAVREALGSVEFRLDEYHVDAITGGTDAVVTVDVTLRVGDRTASVTASDVDITRASVEAIVDGLDRLLPTEGDRNELPADD, encoded by the coding sequence ATGGACGACGACGTACAGCTACTAGACACGACGCTCAGAGACGGCGAGCAGGCACCAGGGGTCTCCCTCTCGCCCGAACAGAAGGCCGAGATCGCCCGGCACCTCGACAGGGCCGGCGTCTCCGTAATCGAGGCGGGAAGCGCCTGCACCGGACCGGGCGAGCAGCGCACCATCGACCGCGTCACCGACCTGGACCTAGACGCAGTCGTGACCAGTTTCGCCCGCGGGGTCAGACACGACGTCGACCTCGCGCTCGACGTGGACGTCGACGGGGTCAACCTCGTCGTTCCGGCCAGCGACCGGCACGTCGAAGAGAAGGTCGGAACGACGAAGGCGGGCGTCCTCGAGACGACAGTCGACCTCGTCGAGTACGCGACCGACCACGACCTCTGGGTCGAGGTCATCGGCGAGGACGGCAGCCGTGCGGACCTCGACTTCCTCGAGGACCTCATGGTCGCGTCGATGGACGCGGGCGCCGACCGGTTCGCGTTCGCGGACACCGTCGGGCACGCCAGCCCGGACTACGCCTTCGAGGCCGTCTCCCGACTCGTCGAACACGGCCCCGTCAGCACGCACACCCACGACGACCTGGGGCTGGCGGTCACGAACGCCCTCGCCTCCATCGCGGCTGGCGCGGACCTGGTCCACGCGACGGTCAACGGCATCGGCGAGCGCGCCGGCAACGTGGCACTCGAAGAGGTCGCCATCGCGCTCTGGCACGCTTACGACGTCGAGACGGTCGATACCGAACAGCTCTACCGGTTGTCGAGTCTCGTCGCCGACGCGACCGGCGTGGTGCTCCCACCGAACAAGGCCGTCAGCGGGGACAACGCCTTCGCCCACGAGAGTGGCATCCACACGGACGGGACGCTCAAGGACGAGCGGATGTACGAACCCTACCCGCCGGAGGCGGTCGGCCGTGAACGGCGACTGGTCCTCGGGAAGCACGCCGGCCGTGCCGGCGTCAAGGCAGCCCTCGCCGAACACGACGTCACAGTCACCGACGAGGACCTCGCCACCGTGGTCTCACGGGTCAAGGAGATGGGCGAGCGCGGTCGACGGGTCACCGACACCGACCTGCTCGCCATCACCGAAGACGTGACCGGTCGCGACCGAGAGCGGAACGTCGAACTACTCGATCTGACCACGGCCAGCGGAAACGGGACACCCGCAGCGAGCGTCCGGTTACGGGTCAACGACGTCGAACAGGTCGCCAGCGGGACCGGCAGCGGGCCGGTCGACGCCGCAATGAAAGCGGTGCGTGAGGCGCTTGGCAGTGTCGAGTTCCGCCTCGACGAGTACCACGTCGACGCCATCACGGGCGGCACCGACGCGGTCGTGACCGTCGACGTGACCCTCCGGGTCGGCGATCGGACGGCGTCGGTCACGGCGAGCGACGTGGACATCACTCGCGCCAGCGTCGAGGCCATCGTCGACGGCCTCGACCGCCTCCTGCCCACCGAGGGCGACCGGAACGAGCTACCGGCCGACGACTGA
- a CDS encoding DUF192 domain-containing protein has translation MYLRHERAGEIRRLATDVQTADSVLAQMRGLMFRRSIPDDFALVFRFDSVGNRDVHMLFVFEPLDVIWIVDEEVVRIERLEPWTGIAAHEADTLVELTAGGADDVSVGDTVRLAD, from the coding sequence GTGTACCTGCGCCACGAACGAGCGGGCGAGATCCGACGCCTCGCCACCGACGTCCAGACCGCCGATTCCGTCCTCGCCCAGATGCGTGGGCTGATGTTCCGCCGGTCGATCCCGGACGATTTCGCACTCGTCTTTCGCTTCGATTCGGTCGGGAACCGGGACGTCCACATGCTGTTCGTCTTCGAACCGCTCGACGTCATCTGGATCGTCGACGAGGAGGTCGTCCGGATCGAACGCCTCGAACCCTGGACCGGCATCGCGGCCCACGAAGCCGACACCCTCGTCGAACTGACGGCGGGTGGCGCCGACGACGTTTCTGTCGGAGACACCGTCCGACTCGCCGACTGA
- a CDS encoding GMP synthase subunit A — MTRILVVDNHGQFTHLEHRMLRDLEGVETGLVDNDTPPEAIDADGLVLSGGPSMEEAGNAADYLDLDVPILGICLGMQLMAEALGGEVGEGEYGGYADVDVTIVEEDDPLVGSLAPATRVWASHADEVTVLPEGFERTATSDVCDIEAMSDTDRDLYGVQWHPEVAHTEEGEAVFENFRAICE, encoded by the coding sequence ATGACTCGTATCCTCGTCGTGGACAACCACGGCCAGTTCACGCACCTCGAGCATCGCATGTTACGCGACCTCGAGGGCGTGGAGACCGGCCTCGTCGACAACGACACCCCGCCCGAAGCGATCGACGCCGACGGCCTCGTGCTCTCCGGCGGTCCGAGCATGGAAGAAGCCGGTAACGCCGCGGACTACCTCGACCTGGACGTGCCGATCCTCGGCATCTGTCTCGGCATGCAACTCATGGCCGAGGCTCTCGGTGGCGAGGTGGGCGAGGGAGAGTACGGCGGGTACGCGGACGTCGACGTCACCATCGTCGAGGAGGACGATCCGCTCGTCGGATCACTCGCGCCAGCGACCCGCGTCTGGGCGAGCCACGCGGACGAGGTCACGGTCCTGCCCGAGGGGTTCGAACGAACGGCGACGAGCGACGTCTGCGACATCGAGGCGATGAGCGATACCGACCGCGACCTGTACGGCGTCCAGTGGCATCCCGAGGTCGCTCACACCGAGGAGGGCGAGGCGGTCTTCGAGAACTTCAGAGCTATCTGCGAGTGA
- a CDS encoding DUF2070 family protein has product MTETQGELAALSKYIFRAPSWRATVPFSLLIAALAGVAAFDSRFLLEDIWQGIFFIGAPTLVSAAATTPIDRWLGGQLTFTRSSLLATVGEVVLVALVSLAGIVTVFTDLGQNFVFDVLIAALALVFAIRLLVVLAVSRTSPLLASIPASIQTLTSGLVLFVYSGTMNYFSIGGPYLQAILSRTEDAPSEITQAFIPSDFGLLVAMSVLYGVVAYGFVLAIDRPWQRSLGVSSLDFIQGFIGHVAEGSRELETFFEQIGERSIVPVTVLSFRREKGDEKARFVLPMIHPGPMGEIGGGNLPQRVAESTAGLAFPPHATAGHDFNLVTEREVGTLIDAAESALETIDYHGEATPAIRSVEGEAKILGQRFGEDGLLVSTFAPTFTDDVDYSVGLTTMAEARVAGLEDVLLVDAHNCNNGLEGDDLGHVVPGSGRSFEMMQAASAAADRLVEADTEPMGLGTAWDRTTWRIEDGIGPLGVRVAVLEVGEQRTGYVLIDGNNMEPGLRDRLLEAVDDLDAMEVMTTDTHVVNTVESTNQVGDAIEEAALVDLVESLVAEALEDVEPVEAGMATERAEVTVFGNDRTETLASQANAVISMAGWLGAAVIVATGAISLLVFLVT; this is encoded by the coding sequence ATGACGGAGACGCAGGGCGAACTCGCGGCGCTTTCGAAGTACATCTTCCGCGCGCCGAGTTGGCGGGCCACCGTCCCCTTTTCCCTGCTCATCGCCGCACTCGCGGGGGTCGCGGCCTTCGACTCCCGGTTCCTTCTCGAGGATATCTGGCAGGGGATCTTCTTCATCGGTGCGCCCACGCTCGTCTCGGCGGCGGCCACGACGCCCATCGACCGGTGGCTCGGCGGTCAACTCACGTTCACGCGCTCGTCTTTACTCGCGACCGTCGGCGAGGTCGTCCTGGTCGCGCTGGTGAGTCTCGCGGGTATCGTCACCGTCTTCACCGACCTGGGGCAGAACTTCGTCTTCGACGTCCTCATCGCGGCGCTGGCGCTCGTCTTCGCCATCCGATTGCTCGTCGTCCTGGCGGTGTCGCGGACCTCCCCGCTGCTCGCGTCGATCCCGGCGAGCATTCAGACGTTGACCTCGGGGCTGGTCCTGTTCGTCTACAGCGGGACGATGAACTACTTCTCCATCGGTGGTCCCTACCTCCAGGCCATCCTCTCGCGAACCGAAGACGCCCCGTCGGAGATCACTCAGGCGTTCATCCCGAGCGATTTCGGGCTCCTCGTCGCGATGTCGGTGCTGTACGGCGTGGTTGCCTACGGATTCGTCCTCGCCATCGACCGCCCGTGGCAGCGGAGTCTCGGGGTGAGTTCTCTCGACTTCATCCAGGGGTTTATCGGCCACGTCGCCGAGGGGTCCCGAGAACTCGAGACGTTTTTCGAGCAGATCGGCGAGCGGTCGATCGTCCCGGTGACGGTCCTCTCGTTCCGCCGGGAGAAGGGGGACGAGAAGGCGCGGTTCGTGCTGCCGATGATCCATCCCGGCCCGATGGGCGAGATCGGGGGTGGGAATCTTCCCCAGCGAGTCGCCGAGTCGACCGCCGGACTGGCGTTTCCGCCCCACGCCACGGCAGGACACGACTTCAACCTGGTTACCGAACGCGAGGTCGGGACACTCATCGACGCGGCCGAGTCGGCCCTCGAGACCATCGACTATCACGGCGAGGCCACGCCAGCGATACGGTCGGTCGAGGGCGAGGCCAAGATACTCGGGCAGCGGTTCGGCGAGGACGGTCTGCTCGTCTCCACGTTCGCGCCGACGTTCACCGACGATGTCGACTACTCGGTCGGCCTCACGACGATGGCGGAAGCACGGGTCGCGGGCCTTGAGGACGTGCTCCTGGTCGACGCGCACAACTGTAACAATGGACTCGAGGGCGATGACCTTGGCCACGTCGTCCCCGGGAGTGGTCGCTCGTTCGAGATGATGCAGGCGGCGTCCGCCGCGGCGGACCGACTCGTCGAGGCCGACACGGAACCGATGGGACTCGGTACCGCGTGGGACCGAACGACCTGGCGTATCGAAGACGGCATCGGCCCCCTCGGCGTACGCGTCGCGGTCCTGGAGGTCGGCGAGCAACGAACCGGCTACGTTCTCATCGACGGCAACAACATGGAACCGGGACTTCGCGACCGACTCCTGGAGGCGGTCGATGATCTCGATGCCATGGAGGTGATGACGACGGACACTCACGTGGTTAACACGGTCGAGTCGACGAACCAGGTCGGTGACGCCATCGAGGAGGCGGCACTGGTCGACCTCGTCGAGTCGCTGGTCGCAGAGGCACTCGAGGACGTCGAACCGGTGGAAGCCGGGATGGCGACCGAGCGGGCCGAAGTGACCGTCTTCGGTAACGACCGCACGGAGACCCTCGCCAGCCAGGCGAACGCGGTCATCTCCATGGCTGGCTGGCTGGGAGCCGCCGTCATCGTCGCGACGGGAGCGATCAGTCTCCTGGTGTTCCTTGTCACCTGA
- a CDS encoding DUF3194 domain-containing protein yields MPSDETVVETAAEAAQGFVFSRLRQSDVDDIDVTVTFEDGVLTVDVYLFAPDVEEDIEQIADDAALTARAAVDDLFSE; encoded by the coding sequence ATGCCGAGCGACGAGACGGTCGTCGAAACGGCAGCAGAAGCGGCCCAGGGATTCGTCTTCTCCCGACTCCGTCAGTCCGACGTCGACGATATCGACGTCACCGTCACCTTCGAGGACGGTGTCCTCACCGTCGACGTCTATCTGTTCGCTCCGGACGTCGAGGAGGACATCGAACAGATAGCAGACGACGCGGCGCTCACTGCACGGGCGGCCGTCGACGACCTGTTCTCGGAGTGA
- a CDS encoding prefoldin subunit beta, producing the protein MQGNLPPEAQEKIEELEELQETAQKVAVQKQQANNQLNDAQNALDELEDIDEDATMYREVGELMIKTDYAEAQEDLDEKVDRLEVRVQTLEKQEDRVREQFESLQEELQGLLGGGGGGGAPSPGGLGGPGGA; encoded by the coding sequence ATGCAGGGTAACTTGCCTCCTGAAGCGCAGGAGAAAATCGAAGAGCTCGAAGAGCTCCAAGAGACGGCACAGAAGGTCGCCGTCCAGAAGCAGCAGGCGAACAACCAGCTCAACGACGCTCAGAACGCCCTCGACGAGCTCGAGGACATCGACGAAGACGCGACGATGTATCGCGAGGTCGGCGAACTGATGATCAAGACCGACTACGCCGAGGCCCAGGAGGACCTCGACGAGAAGGTCGACCGACTCGAGGTCCGCGTCCAGACCCTCGAGAAGCAGGAGGACCGCGTCCGCGAGCAGTTCGAGTCCCTCCAGGAGGAACTGCAGGGCCTCCTCGGTGGCGGCGGAGGCGGCGGCGCCCCCTCGCCCGGCGGTCTCGGCGGTCCCGGCGGCGCGTAA
- a CDS encoding universal stress protein yields the protein MYDRLLVPIDGSPESLEAVDEAAALAGALDAELTGLYVVDTRDYSTIPEAKWISLADELEREGERALEEAERRAEAAGVTMTTVVDRGIPHDSIIEYADEIGADVIVMSTHGRTGLDRFLLGSVTEKVIRSTELPVLVIRAQST from the coding sequence ATGTACGATCGACTCCTCGTCCCGATCGATGGCAGTCCCGAGAGTCTCGAGGCGGTCGACGAGGCGGCGGCGCTCGCTGGGGCGCTCGACGCCGAACTGACGGGGCTGTACGTCGTCGACACTCGGGATTACAGCACCATCCCCGAGGCGAAGTGGATCTCGCTCGCCGACGAACTCGAACGGGAGGGAGAACGCGCCCTGGAAGAAGCCGAACGACGGGCGGAGGCCGCGGGCGTCACGATGACAACGGTCGTCGACCGGGGCATCCCCCACGATTCCATTATCGAGTACGCGGACGAGATCGGTGCAGACGTCATCGTGATGTCGACGCACGGTCGGACCGGTCTCGACCGGTTCCTCCTCGGGAGCGTCACGGAGAAGGTGATCCGGAGCACCGAGTTGCCGGTGCTGGTGATCCGGGCGCAATCCACCTAA
- the crcB gene encoding fluoride efflux transporter CrcB, with protein sequence MIPVDPAHVVGTGGALGAVLRHLVGQTIDVEDYPLGTFTVNVLGSFLLAVLAFGGVGGQLGLFFGTGLAGSFTTFSSFSYETVRLWETGERVRAVVNAVSSIVGGVVAIGVAHAVLAVLG encoded by the coding sequence ATGATCCCGGTCGACCCGGCACACGTCGTCGGAACGGGTGGTGCACTCGGCGCGGTGCTCCGGCACCTGGTCGGCCAGACGATCGACGTGGAGGACTACCCGCTCGGAACGTTCACCGTCAACGTCCTCGGATCGTTCCTGCTCGCTGTGCTCGCGTTCGGCGGCGTCGGCGGCCAGCTCGGCCTGTTCTTCGGGACGGGGCTGGCCGGGTCCTTTACGACCTTCTCGTCGTTCTCCTACGAGACCGTCCGCCTCTGGGAGACGGGCGAACGCGTTCGTGCGGTCGTCAACGCGGTGAGCTCCATCGTCGGGGGCGTCGTCGCCATCGGCGTCGCCCACGCCGTCCTCGCCGTCCTCGGTTAG
- a CDS encoding CrcB family protein, producing the protein MTAGTSDTIRTAESLVLIAIGGFAGANLRHLVGDAVGGASGTLLVNVLGSFALGFLLYEARYSGVISRRSRIVVGTGFLSSFTTYSTFALETVGFGIYGVGYVTTSYALGFAGVLAGRWLALRLDGGDRR; encoded by the coding sequence ATGACAGCGGGAACCTCCGACACGATCCGAACCGCCGAATCGCTCGTCCTGATAGCGATCGGCGGGTTCGCGGGGGCGAATCTGCGGCACCTGGTGGGCGACGCGGTCGGCGGGGCGTCCGGCACGCTGCTCGTCAACGTCCTCGGGAGTTTCGCGCTCGGATTCCTGCTCTACGAGGCCCGGTACTCCGGGGTCATCTCGCGACGGAGCCGTATCGTGGTGGGGACCGGGTTCCTCTCCTCGTTTACGACCTACAGCACGTTCGCCCTGGAGACGGTCGGGTTCGGCATCTACGGCGTGGGCTACGTCACGACGAGTTACGCGCTCGGCTTCGCGGGGGTCCTCGCCGGTCGATGGCTGGCGCTCCGCCTGGACGGGGGTGACCGCCGATGA
- a CDS encoding S1C family serine protease, which produces MAGRALRVGLVLVVTGIVVGGSVGAVIGASMVLPGPALQAPGGVGDTPVTASHENATAYERLYEQSIDSVVKITVTAEAGSSQGSGFVYDDSHIVTNEHVVGSVDEVGVQFADGSHRTATVVGVDAYTDLAVIRVPAMPDSARPLPTAATDPRPGEPVVALGAPFGLEGTITHGIVSGVNRSMQVEGGFAIPDTVQTDAPINPGNSGGPLVSSDGAVVGVNRAKGGDNVGFAISAAVVDRVVPELIEDGEYEHAYMGIRSVPVTPQLAAVNDLERAYGVMIVETDASGPSDTVFRVAETRDVDGITYPTGGDVIVGIGGKEIHTSQQLSRYLLLHTNPGETVSVTVIRDGQRETVEVTLDRRPVVDDG; this is translated from the coding sequence ATGGCAGGACGTGCCCTTCGGGTCGGACTCGTGCTCGTGGTGACGGGCATCGTCGTCGGCGGGTCGGTCGGTGCCGTCATCGGTGCCTCGATGGTGCTGCCCGGCCCGGCCCTCCAGGCGCCGGGTGGCGTCGGGGATACACCAGTGACAGCGTCGCACGAGAACGCGACCGCGTACGAGCGACTGTACGAGCAATCCATCGACTCGGTCGTGAAGATAACGGTGACCGCCGAAGCGGGCTCCTCGCAGGGCTCAGGGTTCGTGTACGACGACTCGCACATCGTGACGAACGAGCACGTTGTCGGATCCGTCGACGAGGTCGGCGTCCAGTTCGCCGACGGCAGTCATCGAACGGCGACCGTCGTGGGCGTCGACGCGTACACCGACCTCGCCGTGATCCGGGTACCGGCCATGCCCGATAGCGCCCGTCCCCTCCCGACGGCCGCGACCGATCCGCGTCCCGGCGAACCCGTCGTCGCCCTGGGTGCCCCGTTCGGACTCGAGGGGACCATCACTCACGGCATCGTTTCCGGGGTGAACCGCTCGATGCAGGTCGAAGGTGGGTTCGCCATCCCCGATACGGTCCAGACCGATGCCCCGATCAACCCCGGCAACAGCGGCGGGCCGCTCGTCTCGAGCGACGGGGCGGTAGTGGGTGTCAATCGTGCGAAGGGTGGCGATAACGTCGGCTTCGCCATCTCCGCGGCCGTCGTCGACCGGGTGGTGCCCGAGCTCATCGAGGACGGGGAGTACGAACACGCCTACATGGGCATCAGAAGCGTCCCCGTCACGCCCCAGCTCGCCGCGGTGAACGACCTGGAGCGCGCGTACGGGGTGATGATCGTCGAGACCGACGCGTCTGGCCCGTCCGATACGGTGTTCCGAGTCGCCGAGACCCGTGACGTGGACGGTATCACCTACCCGACCGGCGGAGACGTCATCGTGGGTATTGGGGGCAAGGAGATCCACACCTCCCAGCAGCTATCTCGGTACCTCCTCCTGCACACGAATCCGGGCGAGACAGTCTCGGTGACGGTGATCCGCGACGGCCAACGGGAGACGGTCGAGGTGACGCTGGACCGGCGGCCAGTCGTGGACGACGGCTAG
- a CDS encoding KEOPS complex subunit Pcc1, whose protein sequence is MHRTTLTVSYDSVRTATIVERSVGVEVGDIEGDRTEARIDREGATVTVDVTASDLVALRAGQNTWLSLVEVAERVAGL, encoded by the coding sequence GTGCATCGCACGACGCTCACGGTTTCCTACGATTCGGTTCGGACGGCCACCATCGTCGAGCGCAGCGTCGGCGTCGAGGTCGGCGATATCGAGGGTGACCGGACCGAGGCGCGTATCGACCGCGAAGGGGCGACCGTAACGGTGGACGTGACCGCCTCGGATCTGGTTGCCCTGCGAGCGGGGCAGAACACCTGGCTCTCGCTCGTCGAGGTCGCCGAACGGGTTGCTGGCCTCTAG
- a CDS encoding DNA-directed RNA polymerase subunit P — protein MAYKCSRCKRDVELDEYGGVRCPYCGHRVLLKERSRDVKEVDVQ, from the coding sequence ATGGCGTACAAGTGCTCCCGCTGTAAACGCGACGTCGAACTCGACGAGTACGGCGGCGTGCGGTGTCCCTACTGCGGACATCGCGTCCTCCTGAAAGAGCGGAGCCGCGACGTCAAAGAAGTCGACGTGCAGTAG
- a CDS encoding 50S ribosomal protein L37ae: MGARKGPGKTGSAGRFGARYGRVARRRVSEIESDMHDDHVCPSCGSAAVSRQGTGIWECGRCGYKYTGGAYRPETPGGRATRRSIRTALSAEEAEESEN, translated from the coding sequence ATGGGTGCACGCAAGGGACCAGGGAAGACCGGCAGCGCCGGTCGATTCGGTGCCAGATATGGCCGGGTCGCCCGCCGCCGCGTCTCCGAGATCGAATCCGACATGCACGACGACCACGTCTGCCCCAGCTGTGGGTCCGCTGCCGTCTCGCGGCAGGGTACCGGCATCTGGGAGTGTGGACGCTGTGGATACAAGTACACCGGCGGCGCGTACCGTCCCGAGACGCCCGGCGGTCGGGCCACCCGCCGGTCCATCAGGACCGCGCTCTCCGCCGAAGAGGCCGAGGAATCGGAGAACTGA
- a CDS encoding DUF2103 domain-containing protein, translating to MQCGHCGRSLDRPGDYCLVCDGQNADAVVVSVADSRATLTILDGETVLGETHVTTVPETDEELSTVQHRNFAGRIADEIRRKRPEAVYAAGDLDVITAVRADLHYPVYRVPNSDPVAAVLDRRGDRDLAVVEKPAAAKIGGAHSTVIGNRDGERAITTIAGHPHVKKIIPGPIDAGGSGSRTGVRAKATRADNNGNVRLLIRDGSSVQENRIVTTAMDRETGERVRDDLNRALSEADLREET from the coding sequence ATGCAGTGTGGCCACTGCGGCCGGAGCCTCGACAGACCGGGCGATTACTGCCTGGTCTGTGACGGGCAGAACGCCGACGCCGTCGTGGTCTCGGTGGCCGATTCACGGGCGACGCTCACCATCCTCGACGGCGAGACGGTGCTGGGCGAGACCCACGTGACGACGGTTCCAGAGACCGACGAGGAGCTGTCGACGGTCCAGCACCGGAACTTCGCCGGTCGTATCGCCGACGAGATCCGACGGAAGCGCCCGGAAGCAGTGTACGCCGCCGGCGACCTCGACGTCATCACCGCCGTGCGCGCGGACCTGCACTACCCGGTCTACCGGGTGCCGAACAGTGACCCGGTGGCTGCTGTCCTCGACCGGCGGGGCGACCGCGACCTGGCCGTCGTCGAGAAACCGGCGGCCGCGAAGATCGGCGGGGCGCATTCGACGGTCATCGGGAACCGCGACGGGGAGCGCGCCATCACCACCATCGCCGGCCACCCCCACGTGAAGAAGATCATCCCCGGACCCATCGACGCGGGCGGTTCCGGATCGCGAACCGGCGTCCGGGCCAAGGCCACGCGGGCGGATAACAACGGGAACGTGCGATTGTTGATCCGCGACGGCTCCTCGGTCCAGGAGAATCGAATCGTCACGACCGCGATGGACCGGGAGACCGGCGAGCGAGTCCGAGACGATCTGAATCGAGCCCTCTCGGAGGCCGACCTTCGCGAGGAAACCTGA